A genomic segment from Montipora foliosa isolate CH-2021 chromosome 9, ASM3666993v2, whole genome shotgun sequence encodes:
- the LOC137972142 gene encoding uncharacterized protein: MDVFMELLSENFGAMVTIFNPMYPLKFERYGNGNIDDDLEFRSHVESLAPQAHEVATEFGAEEEFYSNVAVFRAEKKARMAYAQNDPVAEANKALEISPYSPEAYNVKAQFEATTYEEALEFYNKAVEVAPNLSEDFQRALSKGRCWSQNHLRSYFRAVHGQANTLRKLGRCEEALKIYLTLEKLDPEFYSWSSFANWRYHVLEVYMKLGDDKGALRFAMKKSNSEAFQLASSSGAWFWSKALLDYRYKQHRGYAEDYYDKVISDDDPHSMNVFNSFEGTILRAFQASPETLSFLTGERKLPNCSIPFHMGNWKSLSNVATYCMTNAELWRNTPGALEWASYNARTFMCSLIVGQDKRSCKVLGLKGTISEFEDLLCKGVFLDAKVERRSKTLVHEAACHEMPQHLKCLISAGAQVRTVSKQIPQPLHMACYYGFKPKIIKILCKAGADPTDACGLHYSPLQMAAEQGMLEALKAAFECLPAHRKKDRKVLDGILLAVFQSSCYECVTGLGQLCQRCVAGDCPHPSNATWTGVLDFLIDLKYKPSKDYLESMLDFSGKRKLYAYLVAKLKGEEPPEPAEGPGLVRRPLALRQQTNMLDLLSALGRNTQKQLPCPKVVIPKSATCKNCNGREKKMMVCGQCKQAFYCSKECQKKDWKQHKKSCASRKE, from the exons ATGGACGTATTTATGGAACTGTTGAGCGAGAATTTCGGTGCAATGGTAACGATTTTCAACCCAATGTATCCACTTAAGTTTGAACGGTATGGAAATGGGAATATTGATGACGACCTCGAGTTCAGATCGCATGTAGAATCTCTTGCCCCTCAAGCTCACGAAGTAGCCACAGAATTCGGCGCCGAGGAAGAGTTCTATTCGAATGTAGCTGTTTTTAGAGCTGAAAAGAAAGCACGAATGGCTTATGCGCAAAACGATCCGGTCGCCGAAGCTAATAAAGCGCTTGAAATATCCCCATACAGCCCGGAAGCATACAATGTGAAGGCACAATTTGAGGCTACAACTTACGAAGAAGCTCTCG AATTTTACAACAAAGCTGTGGAAGTAGCCCCAAATTTATCCGAAGATTTCCAGAGAGCTCTATCCAAGGGAAGATGCTGGTCACAAAATCATTTGCGAAGTTATTTTCGTGCTGTGCACGGTCAAGCCAACACCTTGCGCAAATTGGGAAGGTGTGAGGAGGCCTTAAAAATATATCTTACACTGGAGAAGCTGGATCCAGAGTTCTACAG CTGGTCATCCTTTGCCAACTGGAGATACCACGTTTTGGAGGTTTACATGAAGTTGGGTGATGATAAGGGAGCTCTGAGATTTGCGATGAAAAAATCCAACTCTGAAGCTTTTCAGCTTGCTTCATCTTCTGGTGCATGGTTTTGGAGCAAAGCCCTGCTGGACTATCGTTACAAACAACACCGGGGCTATGCTGAGGACTATTATGACAAAGTGATATCTGATGATGATCCTCACTCAATGAATGTGTTTAATAGCTTTGAGGGCACCATTTTAAGAGCTTTCCAAGCATCTCCTGAGACATTGAGTTTTTTGACGGGAGAGCGCAAGCTGCCAAACTGCTCCATTCCTTTTCACATGGGTAACTGGAAGTCATTGTCCAATGTGGCCACATACTGCATGACAAATGCTGAACTCTGGCGCAACACCCCTGGAGCATTGGAATGGGCATCTTACAATGCCCGAACCTTTATGTGCTCTTTGATTGTAGGTCAAGACAAGCGAAGCTGCAAGGTTCTTGGTTTGAAAGGCACGATTAGTGAATTCGAAGATCTGCTCTGCAAAGGAGTATTTCTGGATGCAAAAGTGGAAAGACGCAGCAAGACCTTAGTGCATGAAGCTGCCTGTCATGAAATGCCCCAGCACTTAAAATGCTTAATCAGTGCTGGGGCCCAAGTGAGAACAGTATCAAAGCAGATTCCACAGCCATTGCATATGGCGTGCTATTATGGCTTTAAGccaaaaatcattaaaattctTTGCAAGGCAG GGGCTGATCCGACAGATGCATGTGGCCTTCATTATTCACCACTTCAAATGGCAGCCGAACAAGGTATGCTTGAGGCATTGAAAGCTGCATTTGAATGCCTCCCAGCTCACAGGAAGAAAGATCGTAAAGTTCTAGATGGTATTCTACTCGCTGTGTTCCAGAGTTCGTGTTATGAGTGTGTGACAGGATTGGGTCAGCTGTGTCAAAGGTGTGTGGCTGGTGACTGCCCCCACCCGTCCAATGCTACCTGGACAGGGGTGCTGGATTTTCTTATTGATCTCAAATACAAGCCATCCAAGGATTACTTGGAAAGTATGTTAGATTTCTCTGGGAAAAGGAAGCTTTATGCTTATCttgttgccaagctaaaaggGGAGGAGCCTCCAGAGCCAGCAGAAGGCCCAGGCTTAGTTCGAAGACCATTGGCACTCAGGCAGCAAACGAACATGTTGGACCTTCTTTCAGCATTAGGGCGTAACACACAGAAACAGCTGCCATGTCCTAAGGTGGTCATACCCAAGTCTGCGACATGCAAAAATTGCAATGGAAGGGAGAAGAAGATGATGGTCTGTGGACAGTGCAAACAAGCTTTTTACTGTTCTAAAGAGTGCCAGAAGAAAGACTGGAAGCAGCACAAGAAATCATGTGCATCCAGAAAGGAATAA
- the LOC137971255 gene encoding uncharacterized protein, with translation MEQHTDAEHFVKKYVFSCDACDFYVKSQEQLEEHLKHQHVNEEKPETTCWEKPQRWERVSEVCFKGVADDWEALLRNPKIGYWLGARRIFRNDYRDDDHNHNYQNYYCYRSCCVSKNDDL, from the exons ATGGAGCAACATACCGATGCGgaacattttgtaaaaaaatatgTGTTTTCGTGTGATGCTTGTGATTTTTATGTCAAGTCCCAAGAACAACTCGAGGAACATTTGAAACACCAACATGTCAACGAAGAGAAACCCGAAACGACTTGTTGGGAAAAACCACAACG atGGGAGCGAGTTTCCGAGGTTTGTTTTAAAGGTGTGGCAGATGATTGGGAGGCGTTGCTGCGAAACCCAAAGATAGGTTATTGGTTGGGGGCTCGAAGAATTTTTAG AAACGACTACCGAGACGACGACCACAACCACAACTACCAGAACTACTACTGCTACAGAAGCTGTTGTGTTTCAAAAAATGACGACCTGTGA